In Acetomicrobium sp. S15 = DSM 107314, the sequence GGCGACGTGGTGACCGTCGAGCCGGGGGTCTACGTTAAGGGGCGAGGGGGGTTGCGCCTGGAAGACGATTATTTGATAACGGCCGATGGCTCCATTTGTCTAACGGAAGGAGTCCCAAAGGAGTTCTTTCTCATCGGCTGAACCTGCGACGGTGCCATTCCCAGGCAGTAGCGACGATTTCTTCGAGCTCCGGGTGAGCCCTTCGCCAGCCGAGATCTTTTTGCGCCCTATCTGACGAGGCTACCAACACCGCCGGATCGCCGGGCCGCCTGGGGCCAGCGCTCGCCGGTATAGGTTTACTCGTAACGCGCCTCGCCACGTCTATAACATCCTTGACGGAATACCCCATGCCGTTGCCCAAGTTGTAGGCGGAACAACGAGCCTTGCCCTGGATAAGGCTTTTTAGGGCGAGGACGTGCGCGGAGGCGAGGTCCGTGACGTGGATGTAGTCGCGAATGCAGCTGCCGTCAGGCGTTGGGTAGTCCGTGCCGAAGATCGCGATCTCCTTCCTGCGTCCCAACGCCACGTCCAATACCAAGGGGATGAGGTGAGTCTCTGGATCGTGATCCTCGCCGCTTCGGCCTTCGGGATCGGCCCCCGCCGCGTTGAAGTACCTGAGCGAAACGCTGTTGAGCCCGTATGCTTCGTGGTAACGGCGCAGCATCGACTCTATGAACAGTTTGGTCTCGCCATAGACGTTGGTAGGGCGCAGTTCGTCTTCTTCCGATATGGGCGTTCGCTCCGGCTCTCCATAGACTGCGGCTGAGGAGGAAAAGACCAGGGCATTCACGCCGCGATCCCGCATGACAGACAGGAGCGAAAGCGTCCCGTTTACGTTAACGTCGTAATAGACTTCAGGCTCTCGCATTGATTCGCCCACAAGGCTTCTGGCGGCGAAATGGAGAACCGCTTCGATGGGAAAGCGAGCGAAAGCGCTGCCTACCGCTTCGCGGTCGCGGATATCGCACTGCACGAAGTTGGGCGAAAAGATCAAGTCCTCATGTCCACGGCTCAGGTCGTCCAATACGACTACTTCGTGGCCCATTTCGCGCAGAGACAGCACTACGTGGCTTCCTATATAACCCGCGCCTCCGGTTACCAGTATCATTTTCCTACCTCGT encodes:
- the galE gene encoding UDP-glucose 4-epimerase GalE, which produces MILVTGGAGYIGSHVVLSLREMGHEVVVLDDLSRGHEDLIFSPNFVQCDIRDREAVGSAFARFPIEAVLHFAARSLVGESMREPEVYYDVNVNGTLSLLSVMRDRGVNALVFSSSAAVYGEPERTPISEEDELRPTNVYGETKLFIESMLRRYHEAYGLNSVSLRYFNAAGADPEGRSGEDHDPETHLIPLVLDVALGRRKEIAIFGTDYPTPDGSCIRDYIHVTDLASAHVLALKSLIQGKARCSAYNLGNGMGYSVKDVIDVARRVTSKPIPASAGPRRPGDPAVLVASSDRAQKDLGWRRAHPELEEIVATAWEWHRRRFSR